Genomic window (Eremothecium sinecaudum strain ATCC 58844 chromosome VI, complete sequence):
CGATAGTTAAAAAATCAATGGAGATTAACGTGCGTAAACAACTGGGTTTGTTCTTCAAATCACAAATTAAATAGTTTTAGGAATGTTTCACATTACTAGATATTGTATTATATATCGGTAACAGAACTTTATAGATTCTTCCACCCTATTCAACTAATTCAGCTAGCCTACGGGAGAATTCTTCTATCATAATATCATTCTCCTCTTTAGTCCCAATTGTAATTCTTACACATCCCTGGCATCCGTGTTCCCCACCTCTATAACGGATCACAACACCAGATTTTGTAGCTAGGTTTATGCAAAGCTTTTTTGCAACAACATTATCGCATGTTTTGAGCctgagaagaagaaagttGGCATCTAAGCCGCCAACGTGCTGATCTTCTACATTTTCTAGAGCTGTTAATGCTTTCAAAACACGTAGCTTCTCAGTATTGATTTTTCGAACATTACTCTCCATCATTACTATATTTTCGGGTTGCAATGCCTTTGTAGCAAGTTCTGAAGTAACAGTAGATATATTGTATGGCGCCTTCATGTTATTTAATATCCTGGCAATGTCACAGGATGTGATAGTAAATCCAAGGCGAATACCAGCCAAACCAAACGACTTTGATAGTGTTTGCAATACTGCAACATTGGGGTATTTGTTAGCTAACAAAGCTGCTGAGCGAGATGGACTAGCAAAGTCTATATAAGCCTCATCAACCACAACCAATCCATTTGTCCATCCATTCAAAATTTGTTCAATTTGAGAAGTTTCTATACAAGCACCTGTTGGGTTACCAGGACTAGTAATAAATACCAACTTAATAGATGAATCAGCATTCAATATTTC
Coding sequences:
- the HIS5 gene encoding histidinol-phosphate transaminase (Syntenic homolog of Ashbya gossypii ADL249W; Syntenic homolog of Saccharomyces cerevisiae YIL116W (HIS5)) translates to MTFNLSVVIRPNILTLQPYVCARDDFSEGILLDANENAFGPNIADVKEGSSLHRYPDPRQNELKSLMAKYRNETSGLNQDGIAPLKPENFCLGVGSDESIDLLIRATCIPGKDKILLLPPTYGMYSVCAALNDVECVRCALETADNFYQVNVEKILEILNADSSIKLVFITSPGNPTGACIETSQIEQILNGWTNGLVVVDEAYIDFASPSRSAALLANKYPNVAVLQTLSKSFGLAGIRLGFTITSCDIARILNNMKAPYNISTVTSELATKALQPENIVMMESNVRKINTEKLRVLKALTALENVEDQHVGGLDANFLLLRLKTCDNVVAKKLCINLATKSGVVIRYRGGEHGCQGCVRITIGTKEENDIMIEEFSRRLAELVE